Proteins encoded within one genomic window of Macrotis lagotis isolate mMagLag1 chromosome 3, bilby.v1.9.chrom.fasta, whole genome shotgun sequence:
- the LOC141516899 gene encoding olfactory receptor 5I1, with translation MLEGNSTVVTEFILLGFPTRPELQVVLFLVFLCMYSLILVGNIGLMMLIRVDPRLQTPMYFFLSNLSFADLCYSSVIVPKMLVNFLSKNKSISYYGCALQFYFFCAFADTESFILAAMAYDRYVAICNPLLYTVVMSRGICVSLIVLSYIGGNLSSLVHTSFAFILIYCDKNTINHFFCDLPPLLKLSCTDTSINELLLSTYGSSVEVICFIIIIISYFFILLSVLKIRSSSGRKKTFSTCASHLTSVAIYQGTLLFIYSRPSYLYSPNTDKVISVFYTIVIPVLNPLIYSLRNKDVKDAVKKVLSRKVSSS, from the coding sequence ATGCTTGAAGGAAATTCCACAGTAGTAACTGAATTTATTCTACTTGGATTTCCCACAAGACCAGAACTTCAGGTTGTCCTATTTCTGGTGTTTCTATGCATGTATAGCCTGATTCTAGTGGGGAATATTGGCTTGATGATGCTCATTAGGGTGGATCCCCGGCTCCAGACCCCAATGTATTTCTTCCTTAGCAACTTATCCTTTGCCGATCTCTGTTATTCTTCAGTCATTGTCCCCAAAATGCTTGtcaatttcctttcaaaaaataaatcaatctccTATTATGGTTGTGCActtcagttttactttttttgtgcTTTTGCTGACACAGAATCCTTTATCTTAGCTGCTATGGCCTATGATCGCTATGTAGCTATCTGTAACCCACTGTTATACACTGTTGTAATGTCTCGTGGCATTTGTGTATCATTGATTGTCTTGTCCTATATTGGTGGCAATTTGAGTTCTTTGGTACACACATCCTTTGCATTCATACTGATATACTGTGACAAAAACactatcaatcattttttctgTGACCTCCCCCCACTACTTAAGCTATCCTGTACTGACACCTCCATCAATGAACTCTTACTCTCCACATATGGCAGCTCTGTAGAGGTCATCtgtttcatcattattatcatctcgTACTTTTTTATTCTCCTCTCTGTCTTGAAGATTCGTTCCTCCagtggaaggaagaaaactttcTCCACGTGTGCCTCTCACCTGACCTCTGTAGCCATTTACCAGGGGACGCTACTTTTTATTTACTCACGTCCCAGTTACCTCTATTCACCCAATACGGACAAAGTGATATCAGTCTTCTATACTATTGTAATTCCTGTATTGAATCCGTTGATCTACAGTCTGAGGAACAAGGATGTGAAAGATGCAGTTAAGAAAGTTCTAAGTCGAAAGGTATCATCATCATGA